Genomic DNA from Patescibacteria group bacterium:
GCACGGGTATCTCCCAGCTTCTGGCCATCTTCGCCGTAAACGCTGACACCCACGTGCACCTTTCCCTCGGGGAACTGCTCGATGAGGTCTGCACCGACAAACGCTGCCAGTTCTTTCGTGTCCACGTTCGTGATTGAACCGACAATGCTGCCTAGCTTCTGAACCCCGCCGAGGCGGTTCTGTAAATCCCCAAAAGCCCACTGAACATCGTCAAAAACTCCAAATTCACCCTCATGCCAGGACGGCTGAGAACCAGTTGCGGCATGGATTTCTGCCAATGAAATGTTGGGATGGGCTCCCAGAAGGGCGAAGGATTGCATAGATTCGGCTATGCTAGCAGTTCTTTCTTGACTTTACAACCCCTTTTCGGCTAATCTTCGACCACTAAATATTGTCCAAAGGTTCCCATTCGGGGACCTGTCGAGCAGAACTCGACCAAAGACCCTTATGATCTACGAGATCATGACAGTTATTCCGGGACGTTTTGCGGATACGGAGATTGAGAAGGTGACCGGTGATATTCAGAAGGAAATTGAGAAGGGGGAGGGAAAGATTGAGAAAGTGTTGAATTTGGGCAAGCAGAAGCTGGCTTATACTATTGAAGGTGAGCGTTACGGTACGTATGTCATTTTCTACACGGTTGCTGAGAAGGCTGCTATGGCGAAGATTGACATGAACCTCCGCCTTTCTGAGGAGGTGCTCCGCCACATCACGATTGCTCGCCCAGAAGGTATCCCAACTGGCGCGTACAAACTGGTTTCTTACGTCGCCCCTCTCACTACAGAAGGTCGCCGCTCGAGCGAACGTGAAGATCGTCCAGCCCGTGAGCATCATGAAGCTGCTGTAGCTCCGGTGAAGAAGATGTCCACGGAAGAACTTTCAAGCAAGCTGGATCAAATCCTCGATTCGGATATCATGAAGAATGTCTAAAGGATAAAACCTATGGCTTCCTCACTCAATAAAGCAATGCTCATCGGAAACCTCACGCGGGATCCCGAGATGCGGAAGACTACCGGTGGTCAGTCTGTGACAAGTTTTTCCATGGCTACGAACCGTTCTTACACGGACAAGGCTGGGAATAAGAAAGAAGAGGCAGACTTTCACAACGTGGTTGCCTGGGGACGCCTGGCAGAAATCTGCGCGCAGTACCTCACCAAAGGCAAGAAAGTGTACGTTGACGGTCGCATCCAGACTCGCGATTGGGAAGGTCAAGACGGTGTAAAGAAGTACCGAACCGAGATCGTGATTGAAAACATGATCATGCTCGGCGGTCCTGCCGGTGCGCGTGGTCCGTCAACGTCGACCCCATCACCGGAATACGTTGCTTCCCCAAACTTTGAAGAGACGCCCATCGC
This window encodes:
- the rpsF gene encoding 30S ribosomal protein S6, which codes for MIYEIMTVIPGRFADTEIEKVTGDIQKEIEKGEGKIEKVLNLGKQKLAYTIEGERYGTYVIFYTVAEKAAMAKIDMNLRLSEEVLRHITIARPEGIPTGAYKLVSYVAPLTTEGRRSSEREDRPAREHHEAAVAPVKKMSTEELSSKLDQILDSDIMKNV
- a CDS encoding single-stranded DNA-binding protein, producing MASSLNKAMLIGNLTRDPEMRKTTGGQSVTSFSMATNRSYTDKAGNKKEEADFHNVVAWGRLAEICAQYLTKGKKVYVDGRIQTRDWEGQDGVKKYRTEIVIENMIMLGGPAGARGPSTSTPSPEYVASPNFEETPIAASEPSQTPDDEIKLEDIPF